GAACACTCAAACAACCCCTCGTCCACGCAACTTTGTCCTGCTTTCAACCTCACCCAACAAACACAGAGATACAGAATATTCTCCTCCCAGACCGACAACCAAGAAAAGTCTCCATAGACAACGGTGTCCTTCCCCAGACACATCGTCCGACTCCACACACAAACGCACTACATCAAGCACACGAACAAGCCGGACAAGCCCAAAAAGCACCGGCACGATGGCCAGCCCAAAGGAGAGACGCATCGCAAAGGAGCTGATGGACATCCAAGCCGACAGGGACAACTCCGGCGTCTTCGCGTACCCCATCGACGAGtccaacctcctccacctcAAGGGCTCGTTCCCCGCCCCTCCCGACACCCCCTACGCCGGCGGACAGTTCGAAGTCGACATCAAAATCCCCGACAACTACCCCTTCAAGTCCCCCATCATCAAGTTCGACACCAAGATCTGGCACCCAAATGTCAGCAGCCAAACCGTACGCCTCCCCTCTCCACCTAGCTAGTGGGCATGCCTCGTCCCCCCACCGCTAGCCCAAGCCGCTTCGCCTGCCCACCCTTGACACTGTTGATGCTGACTGAAACAGGGCGCCATCTGTCTCGATACTCTGGGCAGTGGCTGGTCTCCTGTTCAGACCATCAAGACtgccctcctctccctccgcATGCTCCTCGAGTTCCCGAACCCCAAAGACCCCCAGGATGCTG
This genomic interval from Colletotrichum higginsianum IMI 349063 chromosome 9, whole genome shotgun sequence contains the following:
- a CDS encoding Ubiquitin-conjugating enzyme, producing MASPKERRIAKELMDIQADRDNSGVFAYPIDESNLLHLKGSFPAPPDTPYAGGQFEVDIKIPDNYPFKSPIIKFDTKIWHPNVSSQTGAICLDTLGSGWSPVQTIKTALLSLRMLLEFPNPKDPQDAEVAKMMLENPEGFAKKAHEWAVKHAGAPPKDFDTTKWKKESAAEAKANDENRYMGYNKELVDRFVNMGFEVDAVVDAFIFVGIDRNNGADYELEEAYMGDITARLLGEQ